In the Enterobacter cloacae subsp. cloacae ATCC 13047 genome, CCTTAAGCTGCAGCTTAAAATATTGTCGTTTCTGCAGTTCTGCCTGTGGGGTAGCTGGCTGACTACACTCGGCTCCTATATGTTTGTGACGCTCAAGTTCGATGGTGCGTCAATCGGTGCCGTCTACAGCTCGCTGGGTATCGCGGCGGTCTTTATGCCAACGCTGCTGGGGATCGTGGCGGATAAATGGTTGAGTGCGAAATGGCTGTACATGCTTTGCCACCTGGTGGGTGCGGGCACGCTGTTTATGGCAGCCCAGGTCACCACGCCGGGGGCGATGTTTATGGTGATCCTGCTTAACTCGCTGGCCTACATGCCAACGCTTGGGCTGATCAACACCATCTCCTACTACCGCCTGAAATCCGCCGATATGGATATCGTGACCGACTTCCCGCCTATCCGTATCTGGGGCACCATCGGTTTTATTATGGCAATGTGGGGCGTGAGCTTCGCGGGCTTTGAACTGAGCCATATGCAGCTCTACATCGGTGCGGCGCTCTCCGTGGTGCTGGCACTGTTTACCCTGACGCTGCCGCATATTCCGGTATCTAACCAGCAGAAAAACCAGAGCTGGAGCACCATGCTCGGCCTGGACGCTTTCGCGCTGTTTAAAAACAAACGCATGGCGATCTTCTTTATCTTCTCCATGCTGCTGGGCGCGGAACTGCAAATCACCAACATGTTCGGCAATACCTTCCTGCACAGCTTCGATAATAACCCGCTGTTCTCAGGCAG is a window encoding:
- a CDS encoding nucleoside permease, with the protein product MNLKLQLKILSFLQFCLWGSWLTTLGSYMFVTLKFDGASIGAVYSSLGIAAVFMPTLLGIVADKWLSAKWLYMLCHLVGAGTLFMAAQVTTPGAMFMVILLNSLAYMPTLGLINTISYYRLKSADMDIVTDFPPIRIWGTIGFIMAMWGVSFAGFELSHMQLYIGAALSVVLALFTLTLPHIPVSNQQKNQSWSTMLGLDAFALFKNKRMAIFFIFSMLLGAELQITNMFGNTFLHSFDNNPLFSGSFIVEHASVMMSISQISETLFILTIPFFLSRYGIKNVMLISIAAWMLRFGLFAYGDPSPFGTVLLVLSMIVYGCAFDFFNISGSVFVEKEVKPEIRASAQGMFLMMTNGFGCILGGVVSGKVVEMYTTNGITDWQPVWLIFAAYSLVLFFAFIVLFQYKHVREPHGAQPVAH